The Caulobacter sp. FWC2 region CGGGATCCTGCTGACGGGCAGCGCCAAGTACATGAAGTCCTACGACGAGGGCCTGAAGGGCTTCGACGACGCGATCGCCAAGCTCGAGACCCTTAACCTGACAGATCAGGAAGCGGCTGACTTTAAGAAGGTGAAGGCTGACTGGCGGACCTGGATGGACACCTATGGCAAGCCGCTGACCCTCGCGGGCCTCGACCCCGCTCGCCAAGAAGAGGGTCGTCAGACCCTCATCATGGCCGGCGACAAGGCCCGGGTGACCCATATCATCAAGCGCATGGGCGAGATCCGCTCGGCCGAGCAGGCCCGGATGGCCGTGCGTGAAGCCGCCCAACACAAGGCGATCTTCTCGTCGGTCGCCATGCTGGTCGGCGGGGGCGTTGGCCTGCTGGTCATTGCTCTGGGCATGGGCTGGCAGCTGACGATCCTGGTCGCCGCACCCGTCGGCCGCATGACCGAGTCGATGATGCGCCTGGCCGATGGTGACTTCGAGGTGGAGACGCCCGACCGCGATCGGGCCGACGAGGTCGGTTCGCTGTCGCGCGCTTTCGAAACCTTCAAGGAAAATAGCCTCAAGGCCATCCGTCTTGAGCGCGAGACCAGCGCCATGCGCGAGGCGGGCGAGGCCGAGCGCGCCAAGGCCGAAGTCCAGAAGGCCCGCGAGGCCGCCGAGGACCGGGCGGTGATCGAGGCCCTTGGGCGGGGGCTGCATGCCCTGTCGACGGGCGACCTGACCCATCGCATCACCGATCACATGGCGCCGAAGTCCGAGCAGTTGAAGGAGGACTTCAACGCCTCCATCGCCAAGCTGGAGATGGTCATCACGGGGGTTCGCCATGCCGTCATGACCATCAGCGGCGGCTCCCGCGAAATCTGCGTGGCCTCCGACGACCTGGCCCGCCGCACCGAGCAACAGGCCGCCAGCCTGGAAGAGACCGCCGCGGCGCTTGAAGAGATCACCGCCACCGTCAACAAGACGGCGGAAGGCGCGGGTCACGCCCGCACCGCGGTCAGCGGCGCCAAGACCGACGCCGAGAACGGCGGTCAGATCGCCGGGCGCGCCGTTGTCGCCATGAACGAGATCGAGCAGAGCTCGCGCCAGATCACCCAGATCATCGGGGTGATCGACGAGATCGCCTTCCAGACCAATCTTCTGGCCCTGAACGCCGGCGTTGAGGCGGCGCGGGCCGGTGAGGCCGGTCGCGGCTTCGCGGTGGTCGCGCAGGAGGTTCGGGCCCTAGCCCAGCGCTCAGCTGACGCGGCCAAGGAGATCAAGTCCCTGATCAACCTGTCGACCAACCAGGTCACCGTCGGCGTCGACCTCGTTGGACAAACCGGCAAGGCGCTGGAGAGCATCGTCGCTCAGGTTCTCGATGTCAGCACCATCGTGCGCGAGATCGCCGCCTCGGCTCAGGAACAGGCTAGCGGGCTCCAAGAGGTTAATGTCGCCGTCAACATGATGGACCAGGTGACGCAGCAGAACGCGGCCATGGTCGAACAGTCCACCGCCGCCAGTCACGGACTGGCGACCGAGGCCGACGAGTTGGCGACTCTGATGAGCCAGTTCAAGGTCAGCGAGATGATGAACCGCAGCGTCCAGGCTCGGGCGGCTTAGAGCGATACGCTAGAGCTTCAAGTCCGCCGTTACCGGGGCGTGGTCGCTGGGACGTTCCCATTCCCGGACGGTGTCGTGGACGCGCGAGGAGACCTTGCCGTCCACGATCGCCGCGTCGCGCAGGCCGGGGCTCGCCAGGATATGGTCCAGGCGCAGGCCGCGGTTGGATTTACGGAAGTCGGCGGCGCGATAGCTCCACCAGGAAAACAGCTTTTCCGGCTCCGGCGTCGCCAGGCGCGGCAGGTCCAGCAGATTCATCGACTTCATCATCGCGTCGAAGGCCTCGAGCTCGGCCGGCGTGTGGCTGACGACCTTCAGCATCTGGCGGTGACTCCAGACGTCGTTTTCGCCCGGCGCGATATTGAGGTCGCCGGTGACGATCAGCGGGGCCTTGGGGTCGCGCTTCTTCAGGGCGGCGGTCAGGGTCTCGTAGAAGTCGAGCTTGTGGTCGAACTTCGGATTGCCGATGCGGTCGGGCGTGTCGCCGCCCGCCGGGATGTAGAAGTTCTGGATGTCGACCCCGGCCACCTTGACCGCGACGCAGCGCGCGTGGCCCTCGCGGCAGTTCATCAGGGTCGGGACATCCTCGAACGGCAGGCGCGAGGCGATGGCCACGCCGTGCCAGCCCTTCTGGCCGGCGATCTTCAGGTGCTTCAGGCCCATGGCCTCGAAGGCCTCGCGCGGGAACTCGCCCTCCTGGCACTTGATCTCCTGCATGCACAGGACATCCGGGGCCTGCTCGTCGACGAAGCGGGCGGCCTGTTCGGCGCGGAGGCGGACGGAATTGACGTTCCAGGTGGCGATACGGAGGCGCATGGCTTGCCTCTATCGCGGTTTAACGAGCCCGGAAAGAAAAACGCCCCAACGCAGGGGCGCCAGCCGGCCACCGGCCGGCATCCTTAAAGAAAAACGCCCCAACGCAGGGGCGTTGGGGCGAAAGTCTAGTCTCTCATGCCGCCGCCGGGAGGGGATAGGATCCGGCACGGTTTGCGAAGAGCGGGTCGGTCGCTCAGCGCCATGCGTGTTAAATATGCCACTTCGAAACTTTAAGTCAAGCCCGCAAGCGGTTGATTCTTGCATGTTGTCGTAATGTCACATTCAGGGCGCGCGAGCGTCCTGAACAAGAAAGGCTCTATTTGCCGACCTTGCGGCGGGGATCCGTCAAGACGAAGAGCTTGGGATCCAGGTCGGAGGTCTCAGCGAAATCGATCAGGCGCACCCGGATCTGGCCGCCCTTGATGTCCGTGACCGTCCAGCCCATCAGGCCGACGGGCGAATTGGAGAAGTCCATCGAGATGCGGCCCAGCGCCTGGCGCTTGGCGTCCTGGGCCACGATGGTGAAGCCGTCGGCCAGCGGCCGGACGTCGGTGATGGTCACGCCGCGATCCAGGCGGACCTCGCGCGCCAGCAGCAGGTTCAGCGGCGTCTTGCTGAGCGGATAGCTCTCATAGGTCTTCAGCCGGCTGTCGAAGATGTTGACGTTATTACCGTTGCTGACGACCAGAAGGCCCGCCGGCGGATCGTAGGCGAACCGCGCCTTGCCCGGGCGCTGCATGTAGAAGGCGCCTTGCGTCTGGGTCCCGCGCGCGTCGGTCTGCACGAAGCGGCCCTTGGCCGAGCCCAGGCCCTGGATATAGGCGGTGGCCTTGTCCAGCAGGGCCTTCTGCTCGGCGGTCAGGGCGGCCGGGACGGGCTTGGCGTCTTGCGCCAGCACCGGAGAAGCGATGGCGGCGGCCAGGCCGGCCGCCAGAAGAATACGGCGAGTGGTCATGCGATCTCCTTAGCCGCAACCTTGGCCTGCGCGAAGGCCGCCGCAAGGCCATTTTCCGGCGCTCCGATGAAGCGCCGTTCAGGTTGGGATGCTGGGAACGCGTCCAAACGGTCAAGGTTTCCCCTCATCCCGCTCTCTCCGGCGAAAGCCGGGACCCAGACTCATCCTGAGCGTCAGATATTAAGGCGCCCTCCGCCGAGGATCGACGAAGGACGCCCTGGGTTCGATCTGGACCCCGGCTTTCGCCGGGGAGAGCGGATCAGAAATTACATGGGCGGTGGCGGCGGGGCCAGGATCTCGCGCTTGCCGGCGTGGTTGGCGGCGCCGACGACGCCTTCCTTCTCCATCCGCTCCATCAGCGAGGCGGCGCGGTTGTAGCCGATCTGCAGGCGGCGCTGGATGTAGCTGGTCGAGGCCTTGCGGTCGCGGGTGACCACGGCCACGGCGTGGTCGTAGAGATCGTTGGACCCGCCCTCGCCTGCGAACGCGCCCTCGATGGCCTCTTCCTGCTCTTCGTCGCCGCCGGCGGTGACCTCTTCCAGGTACTGCGGGATGCCCTGGTCGCGCAGGAACTTGGCGACCTGCTCGACTTCGCCGTCGGAGACGAACGGACCATGCAGGCGGGTGATGCGGCCGCCGCCGGCCATGTAGAGCATGTCGCCCTGGCCCAGCAGCTGCTCGGCGCCCTGCTCGCCCAGGATGGTGCGGGCGTCGATCTTGCTGGTGACCTGGAAGCTGATCCGGGTCGGGAAGTTGGCCTTGATGGTGCCGGTGATGACGTCGACCGACGGTCGCTGGGTGGCCATGATCAGGTGGATGCCGGCGGCGCGGGCCATCTGGGCCAGACGCTGGACGGCGCCTTCGATGTCCTTGCCGGCCACCATCATCAGGTCGGCGACCTCGTCGATGACCACGACCAAGTAGGGCATGGCCTCGGGACGGATCTGTTCGGTCTCGTAGATCGGACGGCCGGCGTCGTCGAAGCCGGTCTGGACGGTGCGCTCGAAGTGCTCGCCCTTGTCCAGGGCCTCGTTGGCCTTCTCGTTATAGCCGCCGATGTTGCGCACGCCGATCTTCGACATGCGGCGATAGCGGTCCTCCATCTCGCGGACGGTCCACTTCAGGGCGACGACGGCCTTCTTCGGGTCGGTCACGACGGGCGCCAGCAGGTGCGGGATGCCGTCATAGACCGACAGTTCCAGCATCTTGGGGTCGATCATGATGAAGCGGCACTTCTCGGGCGGCAGCTTGTACAGGATCGACAGGATCATGGCGTTGACGCCGACCGACTTGCCCGAGCCGGTGGTGCCGGCGATCAGCAGGTGGGGCATCTTGGCCAGGTCGGCGATATAGGGCTCGCCACCGATGGTCTCGCCCAGCGCCATGGGCAGGATCTGGCTGGCCTTCTCGTAGTCGGCGCTGGACAGCAGGTCGCGCAGATAGACCGTCTCGCGCTTGGAGTTCGGCATTTCGATGCCGATGGCGTTACGGCCCTGGGCCACGGCCACGCGGCACGAGATCACGCTCATCGAGCGGGCGATGTCGTCGGCCAGGGCCACGACCCGCGCGGTCTTGACGCCCGGGGCCGGCACCAGCTCGTACATGGTGACCACGGGGCCGGGGCGGATCTGGTCGATCTGGCCCTTGACGCCAAACTCGGCCAGAACGCTTTCCAGCAGCCGGGCGTTCTGGCGCAGGGCGCCGGCGTCGACTTCCGACGAGCGTGGCTTGGCCTTGGCCAGCATGGCCAGTTCGGGCAGTTGGAAGCCGGCGTCCTCTTCGAAGGCGAAGGCCTTCTGCTGCTCGCGCGCTTCGCGGCCCGACTCCTTGGGCACGGTCTTGGGCTTGGCGATCGCCATCGGGCGGGCGTCCAGCGAGTCTTCGAAGTCGTCCTCGTCGTCCTGCGGCGGCGGGGTGTAGGCCCGCTCCTGTGCGCGCTGCGACACGGGGGTCGGCGCAGCGGCGACCACGGCCTCGTCGTCATCGGCGTCAATCGGCGGCAGGCGGCCCGGCCGTTCGCGCTTGGGCGCGGCCTCGGCCTTTTCCCGCTTGGCGCGGGCGGGCTTGGGGGCCGGTTCGGTCACGGGCTCGGGCTCGGCGCGGACGCGGGGCTGCAGGGCGTTGCTGACGGCGTTGTGGATGGCGTCGGGATCGACCTCGCGCACGCCGATGGCGAAGCCCAGGGCGACGAGGGCCGCGACCGCGAACAGGATGGCGGCGACGATCGTCGCGCCGGGAATGTGGGCGAAGCGCAGAACGCCGGCCACCATGTGCAGCAGGGCGTCGCCCCAGAAGCCGCCCAGGCCCTTTTCCAGCTGCCAGATCGCGGGCGGCGGAGGCGCGGCCAGGGTAGCGGAGAGCGCCAGCAGACCCAGGACGCCGACACCGGCGCGCTGGCGCAGGTCCTTGCGCTCGGCGTCCGGGTCGGCCTGGGCCACGCGGGTGACGCCGAAGACCAGCATGAACAGGGCCACGCCCCAGCCGGACAGGCCCAGAGACTGCATCAACAGGTCGGCGATCGCCGCACCGGGCGCGCCCAGGGCGTTGCGGGCCGGCTCGCCGGTGGCGGCGTTCAGGCTGGGATCGGTGGCGTTGTAGGTGGCGATGGCCAGCAGCAGCACGGCCCCGATCACGGTGATGATCCCGCCTCGGAACCGGGCGGTCCAGGGCTGGACCCAGCCGTAACGGATCGCATCCCACAGGAGCTCCGTCGTGGATCGCCGCGCGGCTCGCGCCATGAAAGTCTCCGAACTCAACTCGTCGCGTGGACCCGTGGAAGGGGTCGAACCGCGATGTTGTGCCCGAAGAGCGTTAAGAGGCGTTTACGGCGTTCGTCAGGAAATGATTCATGAGGGCGCGGATTAGTCGCGTTGAGAGTACCGGACCTTCGCTAGCCAGCGCCCGCCAAAATACGTCGCCCAGAAAAGCGCTGTACCGGCGATGAAAAACCAATTGGATTCGGAAAAGGCCGGCGGTGCGAAGAAGGTCGAGTAGACAATGAAGCCCGCCATGGCGACCCAGCAGACGACCGGGATACTTCTGATCCAGGCCCAGATCATGCTTGTTCGAACGTCACCGGCCCACCCCAGAACCCCTGCACCAGGCCGTTCTGCGGACCAGGCGTCCCCGTGGTCAGGAACGCTCGGCCACCACCAGTTCCGGTGACGTAGTCCGGATGGCGTTCCAGATAGAGCTCCAGCGCGTCGGCGGTGGCCTCGGGCTGCTGGATCAGCGGGGTGCCGGCCGGCAGGGCGGCGCGAAACAGGTCGGCGATGATCTCATAGTGGGTGCAGCCCAGCACCACGCGGTGCGGATAGCGGCCGATGCGGGTCTTCAGCGCTTCGACATGGCTCTCGACCGCCTTGGCCAGTTCGACCACCGAGGCGTCGCCTTCGATCAACGGCACCAGCTCCGGGCAGGCCTCGGAGAATACCGCCAGGTCCTGCTTCCGCTTGTCGATCTCGATCTCGTAGACGCGCGAGCGCACCGTGGCCTGGGTGGCGAACACGCCCAGAATGTCCAGCTGCTCGACCTTCTCGCCGCGCCGCTCGGCCTCGTGCTCCCACGGCAGGCCGGTGGCCTTCTCGATGGTCGGGACGATGATGCCCAGGATGTTGACCGGCCGGCCGATCTCCTTGCGGTAGCCCGGCAGCCAGGTCTGCTGCAGGCGGCGCAGGGCGATGGCCGAGGCGGTGTTGCAGGCCAGGACGACCAGGCTGGCGCCGCGGTCGAACAGGCGGATGCAGCCGGCCTTGGTCAGCTCGACGATCTCCTCGCCGGTGCGCACGCCGTAGGGCGCATGGGCCTGGTCGGCCAGATAGGTGAAGTCCGCCTGGGGCAGACGCTGCACGAGGGCGCGGTGGACCGTAAGCCCGCCCACGCCGGAGTCGAAGACGCCGATCATGGGGCAAGCTGTAGCCGCCAAAGCCGGCCTCGTCCACGGACTGGGCGCGGATCCGAAAAAGGTTACGCGGCTGTCATGTGACACGCCCCGGAACCTTGTTAGGGTCCCTGCCAAATCTTCACCGGAGACACTCCGTGCAACGTCGTACATTCCTGGCCTCGGCCGCCGCCACCGGCGCGGTCGCCGCCCTCAATCCGAGTTTATCCATGGCCCAAGCCAATACGTCTTCGGGAAGTAATCCGATGACCCAGAAATGGGTCGGCCCCTATGGCGGCGTGCCGGCCTTCGACCAGGTCAAGGTCGCCGACTTCAAGCCGGCCCTGGAAACGGCCATGGCCAGGAACCTGGCCGAGATCGACGCGATCACCGCCAACAAGGCCGCGCCGACCTTCGACAACACCATCGGCGCGCTGGAAGACGCCGGCCGGATGCTGAACGATGTCTCGACCTATTATGGCATCTGGGGCTCGACCATGAGCACGCCGGAGTTCCAGAAGGTCGAGGAGGAGATGGATCCGAAGCTCTCGGCCCATGGCGACAAGGTCAACCAGAACGCCGCCCTCTTCGCCCGCATCGAGGCCGTCTATACTTCGCCGGACAAGGCCAAGCTGACGCCGGAGCAGCGACGCGTCCTCTGGATCTACTATACCAACTTCGTGCGTTCGGGCGCCAAGCTGAGCCCCGAGGCCAAGGCCCGGGTCGGCGCGATCAACACCGAGCTGGCCGGCCTCTACACCAAGTTCAGCCAGAACCTGCTGGCCGATGAAAGCACCTGGATCGAGCTTTCCGACGCCGACCTCGCCGGTCTGCCCCAGGGCCTGAAGGACGCCGCCGCCTCGAACGCCGCCGCGCGCAAGCTCCCGGGCAAGTTCGTCGTCGTCAACACCCGCTCCAGCGTCGACCCGTTCCTGGCCGCCTCGCCGGTCCGCTCGGCCCGCGAGAAGGTCTGGCGTGCTTTCGTCAACCGCGGCGACAACGGCGGCGCGACCGACAACAACGCCATCATCGCCAAGATCCTGAAGCTGCGCGTCGAGCGCGCCAAGCTGCTGGGCTACAAGACCCACGCCCACTGGCGCCTCGAGAATTCGATGGCCAAGACGCCCGAGAACGCCATGGCGCTGATGGAGGCGGTGTGGACCCCGGCCATCGCCCAGGTCGCCATCGACGTCGCCGACATGCAGGCGATCATCGATAAGGAGGGCGGCGGCTTCAAGCTGGAGCCGTGGGACTACCGCTTCTACGCCGAGAAG contains the following coding sequences:
- a CDS encoding methyl-accepting chemotaxis protein, with protein sequence MSCVKNISIRKKIMLSFGLLLAAAVAMIVSVFLQLTSMQAAIRLNDESKLIIEQTHTAEKGALRVNSQMRGILLTGSAKYMKSYDEGLKGFDDAIAKLETLNLTDQEAADFKKVKADWRTWMDTYGKPLTLAGLDPARQEEGRQTLIMAGDKARVTHIIKRMGEIRSAEQARMAVREAAQHKAIFSSVAMLVGGGVGLLVIALGMGWQLTILVAAPVGRMTESMMRLADGDFEVETPDRDRADEVGSLSRAFETFKENSLKAIRLERETSAMREAGEAERAKAEVQKAREAAEDRAVIEALGRGLHALSTGDLTHRITDHMAPKSEQLKEDFNASIAKLEMVITGVRHAVMTISGGSREICVASDDLARRTEQQAASLEETAAALEEITATVNKTAEGAGHARTAVSGAKTDAENGGQIAGRAVVAMNEIEQSSRQITQIIGVIDEIAFQTNLLALNAGVEAARAGEAGRGFAVVAQEVRALAQRSADAAKEIKSLINLSTNQVTVGVDLVGQTGKALESIVAQVLDVSTIVREIAASAQEQASGLQEVNVAVNMMDQVTQQNAAMVEQSTAASHGLATEADELATLMSQFKVSEMMNRSVQARAA
- a CDS encoding exodeoxyribonuclease III, yielding MRLRIATWNVNSVRLRAEQAARFVDEQAPDVLCMQEIKCQEGEFPREAFEAMGLKHLKIAGQKGWHGVAIASRLPFEDVPTLMNCREGHARCVAVKVAGVDIQNFYIPAGGDTPDRIGNPKFDHKLDFYETLTAALKKRDPKAPLIVTGDLNIAPGENDVWSHRQMLKVVSHTPAELEAFDAMMKSMNLLDLPRLATPEPEKLFSWWSYRAADFRKSNRGLRLDHILASPGLRDAAIVDGKVSSRVHDTVREWERPSDHAPVTADLKL
- a CDS encoding outer-membrane lipoprotein carrier protein LolA, whose translation is MTTRRILLAAGLAAAIASPVLAQDAKPVPAALTAEQKALLDKATAYIQGLGSAKGRFVQTDARGTQTQGAFYMQRPGKARFAYDPPAGLLVVSNGNNVNIFDSRLKTYESYPLSKTPLNLLLAREVRLDRGVTITDVRPLADGFTIVAQDAKRQALGRISMDFSNSPVGLMGWTVTDIKGGQIRVRLIDFAETSDLDPKLFVLTDPRRKVGK
- a CDS encoding DNA translocase FtsK, producing the protein MSSETFMARAARRSTTELLWDAIRYGWVQPWTARFRGGIITVIGAVLLLAIATYNATDPSLNAATGEPARNALGAPGAAIADLLMQSLGLSGWGVALFMLVFGVTRVAQADPDAERKDLRQRAGVGVLGLLALSATLAAPPPPAIWQLEKGLGGFWGDALLHMVAGVLRFAHIPGATIVAAILFAVAALVALGFAIGVREVDPDAIHNAVSNALQPRVRAEPEPVTEPAPKPARAKREKAEAAPKRERPGRLPPIDADDDEAVVAAAPTPVSQRAQERAYTPPPQDDEDDFEDSLDARPMAIAKPKTVPKESGREAREQQKAFAFEEDAGFQLPELAMLAKAKPRSSEVDAGALRQNARLLESVLAEFGVKGQIDQIRPGPVVTMYELVPAPGVKTARVVALADDIARSMSVISCRVAVAQGRNAIGIEMPNSKRETVYLRDLLSSADYEKASQILPMALGETIGGEPYIADLAKMPHLLIAGTTGSGKSVGVNAMILSILYKLPPEKCRFIMIDPKMLELSVYDGIPHLLAPVVTDPKKAVVALKWTVREMEDRYRRMSKIGVRNIGGYNEKANEALDKGEHFERTVQTGFDDAGRPIYETEQIRPEAMPYLVVVIDEVADLMMVAGKDIEGAVQRLAQMARAAGIHLIMATQRPSVDVITGTIKANFPTRISFQVTSKIDARTILGEQGAEQLLGQGDMLYMAGGGRITRLHGPFVSDGEVEQVAKFLRDQGIPQYLEEVTAGGDEEQEEAIEGAFAGEGGSNDLYDHAVAVVTRDRKASTSYIQRRLQIGYNRAASLMERMEKEGVVGAANHAGKREILAPPPPPM
- a CDS encoding glutamate racemase encodes the protein MIGVFDSGVGGLTVHRALVQRLPQADFTYLADQAHAPYGVRTGEEIVELTKAGCIRLFDRGASLVVLACNTASAIALRRLQQTWLPGYRKEIGRPVNILGIIVPTIEKATGLPWEHEAERRGEKVEQLDILGVFATQATVRSRVYEIEIDKRKQDLAVFSEACPELVPLIEGDASVVELAKAVESHVEALKTRIGRYPHRVVLGCTHYEIIADLFRAALPAGTPLIQQPEATADALELYLERHPDYVTGTGGGRAFLTTGTPGPQNGLVQGFWGGPVTFEQA
- a CDS encoding M3 family metallopeptidase; translation: MQRRTFLASAAATGAVAALNPSLSMAQANTSSGSNPMTQKWVGPYGGVPAFDQVKVADFKPALETAMARNLAEIDAITANKAAPTFDNTIGALEDAGRMLNDVSTYYGIWGSTMSTPEFQKVEEEMDPKLSAHGDKVNQNAALFARIEAVYTSPDKAKLTPEQRRVLWIYYTNFVRSGAKLSPEAKARVGAINTELAGLYTKFSQNLLADESTWIELSDADLAGLPQGLKDAAASNAAARKLPGKFVVVNTRSSVDPFLAASPVRSAREKVWRAFVNRGDNGGATDNNAIIAKILKLRVERAKLLGYKTHAHWRLENSMAKTPENAMALMEAVWTPAIAQVAIDVADMQAIIDKEGGGFKLEPWDYRFYAEKVRLAKYALDMNEVKPYLQLDKLREGMFWASGQLYGFEFKKLSGIPVYHEDITVYEVTRAGKHVGLWYFDPYARQGKRSGAWMNAYRTQERFKGEITTIVSNNSNFIKGKPGEPLLISWDDAVTLFHEFGHALHGLNANATYPSVSGTNVARDYVEFPSQLNEHWLPTPQVLNQFALHYQTGKPIPQALVDKIEAAGKFGEGFGTTEYLSSALIDMKLHLAGDVDIDPDKFEREELAKLNMPHEIVMRHRTPQFGHVFSGDGYSAGYYSYLWADTLTADVAEAFQEAPGGFYDKPTAKRLYETIMSKGNAVDPVDQFRAFRGRDVKIGALMRKRGFPVPPGA